One window of Sinorhizobium fredii NGR234 genomic DNA carries:
- a CDS encoding NAD(P) transhydrogenase subunit alpha: MANELLDKALTDLERAVEAVRTAAEYVPDAAGAVAHGATGGAIDPFVFRLAIFVLAIFVGYYVVWSVTPALHTPLMAVTNAISSVIVVGALLAVGISASGLATGFGFVALVLASVNIFGGFLVTQRMLAMYKKKDK, translated from the coding sequence ATGGCGAACGAACTTCTGGACAAGGCGCTGACCGACCTCGAACGGGCGGTCGAGGCGGTCAGGACGGCGGCCGAATATGTGCCGGATGCGGCCGGCGCCGTGGCGCATGGCGCCACTGGCGGGGCGATCGACCCGTTCGTCTTCCGCCTGGCGATCTTCGTGCTGGCGATCTTCGTCGGCTACTACGTCGTCTGGTCGGTGACGCCGGCCCTGCACACGCCGCTGATGGCGGTGACCAACGCGATCTCCTCGGTGATCGTCGTCGGCGCGCTCCTGGCGGTCGGGATCTCCGCTTCCGGGCTTGCCACCGGCTTCGGCTTCGTCGCCCTGGTGCTCGCCTCGGTCAACATCTTCGGCGGCTTCCTGGTCACCCAGCGCATGCTCGCCATGTACAAGAAAAAAGACAAGTGA
- a CDS encoding Re/Si-specific NAD(P)(+) transhydrogenase subunit alpha, whose amino-acid sequence MSQIVFITRESDPSEQRVAGSVESVKKLKSLGFDVVVEAGAGLGSRVPDAEFEKAGARIGSAADAQGADVILKVRRPTEQEIGGYRSGAIVIAIMDPYGNDAAIAAMAAAGLTAFAMELMPRITRAQSMDVLSSQANLAGYQAVIDAAHEYDRALPMMMTAAGTVPAAKIFVMGAGVAGLQAIATARRLGAMVSATDVRPAAKEQVASLGAKFIAVEDEEFKAAETAGGYAKEMSRDYQVKQAALVAEHIAKQDIVITTALIPGRPAPRLVTRAMLDAMKPGSVVVDLAVERGGNVEGAEAGKVVDLGGVKVVGHLNVPGRIAASASLLYAKNLVTFLETMVSKETKALAVNMEDELAKATALTHGGAVVHPAFGGANGGDK is encoded by the coding sequence TTGAGCCAGATTGTCTTTATCACCAGGGAATCCGATCCGAGCGAACAACGCGTCGCCGGCTCCGTCGAAAGCGTCAAGAAGCTGAAGTCGCTCGGCTTCGACGTGGTCGTCGAGGCCGGTGCCGGCCTCGGGTCGCGGGTGCCGGATGCCGAGTTCGAGAAAGCCGGGGCGCGGATCGGCAGTGCCGCCGATGCCCAGGGCGCCGACGTGATCCTGAAAGTGCGGCGGCCGACGGAGCAGGAGATCGGCGGCTACCGGTCCGGGGCGATCGTCATCGCCATCATGGACCCCTACGGCAACGACGCGGCGATCGCCGCGATGGCGGCGGCCGGGCTGACCGCCTTCGCCATGGAACTGATGCCGCGCATCACCCGGGCCCAGTCGATGGACGTGCTGTCCAGCCAGGCGAACCTTGCCGGCTACCAGGCAGTGATCGACGCGGCCCACGAATACGACCGGGCCCTGCCGATGATGATGACGGCGGCCGGCACGGTGCCGGCGGCGAAGATCTTCGTCATGGGGGCCGGCGTCGCCGGGTTGCAGGCGATTGCCACGGCGCGGCGCCTCGGCGCCATGGTGTCGGCCACCGACGTGCGCCCCGCCGCCAAGGAGCAGGTCGCCTCGCTCGGCGCCAAGTTCATCGCCGTCGAGGACGAGGAGTTCAAGGCGGCCGAGACGGCCGGCGGCTATGCCAAGGAAATGTCGAGGGATTACCAGGTCAAGCAGGCGGCGCTGGTCGCCGAGCATATCGCCAAGCAGGACATCGTCATCACCACGGCGCTGATCCCCGGCCGGCCGGCGCCGCGGCTCGTCACCCGCGCCATGCTCGACGCGATGAAGCCGGGCTCGGTCGTCGTCGACCTCGCCGTCGAACGCGGCGGCAATGTCGAAGGCGCCGAAGCCGGCAAGGTCGTCGACCTTGGCGGCGTCAAGGTCGTCGGCCACCTCAACGTGCCGGGCCGCATCGCCGCCTCCGCCTCGCTGCTCTACGCCAAGAACCTCGTCACCTTCCTGGAGACGATGGTCTCGAAGGAGACGAAGGCCCTGGCGGTCAACATGGAGGATGAGCTCGCCAAGGCGACGGCGCTGACCCACGGCGGCGCCGTGGTGCATCCGGCCTTCGGCGGCGCGAACGGGGGGGACAAGTAA
- a CDS encoding aa3-type cytochrome c oxidase subunit IV, with amino-acid sequence MAEHHTGPAETGAPMDYSEHEKTYKFFLNATKYGTLFCVALLIAMAAGFFTTMGFISSVVLFILLNVAGYFFLR; translated from the coding sequence ATGGCAGAGCATCATACGGGACCGGCCGAGACGGGCGCCCCGATGGACTATTCCGAGCATGAGAAGACCTACAAGTTCTTTCTCAACGCAACGAAATACGGCACGCTGTTCTGCGTCGCCCTGCTGATTGCCATGGCCGCCGGCTTCTTCACGACCATGGGCTTCATCAGTTCCGTCGTGCTGTTCATCCTCCTCAACGTTGCCGGTTACTTTTTCCTGCGCTGA
- a CDS encoding N-acyl amino acid synthase FeeM domain-containing protein — protein sequence MHANGGQADSGSFSEKLMLLLDRVEFRRVEGGEDMEDIARLRFKAYKAVNLMELTGSTLIDRLDDDSHAYVFGIYLDERLVSTVRVHHVTPDHRVSTSGLIFGEEIDVFLDAGMVLIDPGRLAVDPEVLGDDLKALPYLTLRPVAMACEYFAADRCLTACRPRHTAFYKRIFGSRTVVERRENLGVYNADGSLLVAPVRGQRPSILDRYPIFDSEPFERRLMFGGREEVPFAPLTILPTARFAQRGQGRSFLRRSTGE from the coding sequence ATGCATGCCAACGGAGGCCAGGCCGATTCTGGCAGCTTTTCCGAAAAGCTCATGCTGCTTCTCGATCGTGTCGAATTCCGGCGGGTCGAGGGTGGCGAGGACATGGAGGATATCGCACGGCTGAGGTTCAAGGCCTACAAGGCCGTGAACCTGATGGAGTTGACCGGCTCGACGCTGATCGACCGATTGGACGACGACAGCCACGCCTATGTCTTCGGCATCTATCTCGACGAGAGGCTGGTCAGCACTGTGCGCGTCCATCACGTGACGCCGGACCATCGCGTCAGCACGTCCGGGCTGATCTTCGGCGAAGAGATCGACGTCTTCCTGGATGCGGGGATGGTGCTGATCGACCCGGGCCGGCTGGCCGTCGACCCGGAGGTGCTCGGCGACGATCTCAAGGCCTTGCCCTATCTGACGCTGCGCCCGGTGGCGATGGCCTGCGAGTATTTTGCCGCCGACCGCTGCCTGACCGCCTGCCGTCCGCGCCACACTGCCTTCTACAAGCGCATCTTCGGATCGAGAACCGTGGTGGAGCGACGCGAGAACCTTGGCGTCTACAATGCCGACGGTTCGCTCCTCGTCGCGCCGGTGCGCGGTCAGCGGCCATCCATTCTCGATCGTTACCCGATCTTCGATTCCGAGCCGTTCGAGCGGCGCCTGATGTTTGGCGGCCGCGAAGAAGTGCCGTTTGCGCCGCTGACGATCCTGCCGACCGCCCGATTCGCGCAGAGGGGCCAGGGCCGATCCTTTTTGCGGAGGTCCACAGGCGAATAA
- a CDS encoding putative bifunctional diguanylate cyclase/phosphodiesterase codes for MTRNEQGAFPTDIYLSSVSSLYQHRRALVIGMLSHVVTFLLVFLKTAEPLYLGCAIAIVIIWALRNLDMRRFDRQDFSRADQAAVRRWENRYIVGGIGVTLTCGLACGYAIAVSQDSFSELACISVTLASMISLVGRNYGSERAVLLLSSSACLPIVIGLVALRDPYMLVLAVLILPFIFTTWKMANNVRAFLYDNVLAAREIRTIAGQFDAALNNMTHGLLMLNGDNRIVVANDRACELLKLGGKVDMKGVVLDDVLQRAARQMSLDAEKSANMVRQLDLLLKGKRSRALVPVAEDLFLEFSASRRDNGEIVLIFEDVTARVQAEKQILQMVRFDTLTGLPSRDYLAELAQNAVAGEAAPDRDVGLLLIDIAEFKHVNDTRGHVVGDKLLQAIAERLKQVAGSGAIAARLMGDEFVVFFSNKAGSLGLDERIRDVHARMRGTYEAGGFTFYMIMSAGFVVAKRSAFRFEDLQIKADLALAETKSRDRGGCIAFEAEMDARYLDRQRLKSDLREALNSGALSVSYQPMYTPDGSRVECCEALARWTHPERGPVPPSVFIQLAEEMGLVTDITRFVLRQACRDCSTWPQGVAVSVNLSVLDLRDRQIVEIVGKALDEAGLDPARLHLEVTESCLMDEPAKGQSLLDELRERGMTIAIDDFGTGYSSLSSLDALPVSIIKIDRSFVRNIRGDARRFKLLRSAVNLARALGLKAVVEGVETVDELQLINNHRCADLIQGFVFSAPMPASAIRDLCKPRVRKRTTKASRSHIA; via the coding sequence ATGACGCGCAATGAACAGGGCGCTTTTCCGACGGACATTTATCTGTCGTCTGTAAGCTCGCTCTACCAACATCGCCGGGCGTTGGTGATCGGCATGCTGTCGCACGTCGTAACCTTTCTGCTCGTCTTCCTGAAGACGGCCGAACCCCTCTATCTTGGCTGTGCCATCGCGATTGTCATCATCTGGGCTCTTCGCAACCTCGACATGCGGCGCTTCGACCGCCAGGATTTTTCTCGTGCCGATCAAGCCGCCGTCAGGAGGTGGGAAAACCGGTATATCGTCGGCGGCATCGGCGTCACGCTCACCTGCGGCCTCGCCTGCGGCTACGCCATTGCCGTCAGCCAGGATTCGTTCTCCGAACTCGCCTGCATCTCGGTGACGCTTGCCTCGATGATTTCGCTGGTCGGCAGGAACTACGGCTCCGAGCGTGCGGTGCTGTTGCTATCGTCGTCGGCCTGCCTGCCGATCGTCATCGGCCTTGTAGCGCTGCGCGATCCCTACATGCTCGTTTTGGCCGTCCTGATCCTGCCGTTCATCTTCACGACGTGGAAGATGGCCAACAATGTACGCGCCTTTCTCTACGACAATGTCCTCGCCGCCCGGGAAATCAGGACGATCGCCGGGCAATTCGACGCAGCGCTCAACAACATGACGCACGGCCTGCTCATGCTGAACGGCGACAACCGCATCGTCGTCGCCAATGACCGCGCCTGCGAGCTTCTGAAGCTCGGCGGCAAGGTGGACATGAAGGGTGTTGTCCTTGACGACGTGCTTCAGCGCGCCGCTCGCCAGATGTCGCTCGACGCCGAAAAGAGCGCCAACATGGTTCGCCAGCTCGACCTCCTGCTCAAGGGAAAGCGGTCGCGCGCCCTCGTTCCCGTAGCCGAGGATCTGTTTCTCGAATTTTCGGCGAGCCGGCGCGACAACGGCGAGATCGTGCTGATCTTCGAGGACGTGACGGCGCGGGTTCAGGCGGAAAAACAGATTCTGCAGATGGTGCGTTTCGATACGCTGACTGGACTGCCGAGCCGCGACTACCTTGCCGAGCTGGCGCAAAATGCGGTCGCTGGCGAGGCTGCGCCAGATCGCGACGTCGGGCTGCTGCTCATCGATATCGCCGAATTCAAGCATGTGAACGACACGAGGGGCCACGTGGTCGGCGACAAATTGCTTCAGGCAATTGCCGAACGCCTCAAGCAGGTTGCCGGCAGCGGCGCGATCGCGGCACGGCTGATGGGGGACGAGTTTGTCGTCTTCTTCTCCAACAAGGCAGGCAGCCTCGGCCTGGATGAGCGGATTCGCGATGTCCATGCCCGGATGCGCGGCACCTACGAGGCCGGCGGCTTCACATTCTACATGATCATGAGCGCCGGGTTCGTCGTCGCCAAGCGCAGCGCCTTCCGCTTCGAGGACCTGCAGATCAAGGCCGATCTGGCGCTGGCGGAGACAAAATCGCGCGACCGGGGAGGGTGCATCGCCTTCGAAGCCGAGATGGATGCGCGCTACCTCGATCGGCAAAGGCTCAAGAGCGATCTGCGCGAAGCGCTCAACTCCGGCGCCCTCAGCGTCTCCTATCAGCCGATGTATACGCCGGACGGATCGCGCGTCGAGTGCTGCGAGGCCCTGGCGCGCTGGACCCATCCGGAACGCGGACCGGTCCCGCCCAGCGTCTTCATTCAGCTCGCGGAGGAGATGGGGCTCGTCACCGACATCACCCGTTTCGTTCTCCGGCAGGCCTGTCGCGACTGCTCGACCTGGCCCCAGGGCGTAGCTGTTTCGGTCAACTTGTCCGTCCTCGATCTTCGAGACAGGCAGATCGTCGAAATCGTCGGCAAGGCCCTGGACGAGGCAGGGCTCGATCCTGCCCGGCTGCATCTTGAAGTGACGGAGAGCTGCCTGATGGACGAACCGGCCAAGGGCCAGTCCTTGCTGGACGAGCTGCGCGAGCGCGGTATGACCATTGCGATCGACGACTTCGGGACCGGCTATTCCAGTCTGAGTTCTCTCGACGCGCTCCCCGTCTCGATCATCAAGATCGATCGGTCCTTCGTCCGCAACATTCGCGGCGATGCGCGTCGTTTCAAGCTGCTGCGCAGCGCCGTCAATCTCGCTCGCGCCCTTGGCCTCAAAGCGGTCGTCGAAGGGGTCGAGACGGTCGACGAGTTGCAGCTCATCAACAATCACCGTTGTGCCGATCTGATCCAGGGCTTCGTCTTTTCGGCGCCGATGCCGGCCTCGGCAATCCGCGACCTGTGCAAGCCGCGTGTCCGAAAACGAACCACGAAAGCTTCGCGCTCGCACATTGCGTAG
- a CDS encoding gamma-glutamyl-gamma-aminobutyrate hydrolase family protein, which translates to MSKPVVAIPCDFREFDGNVWHVVAHQYVRAAVEGAGVMPFLVPALETGNDIDEILDRVDGVLASGARSNVHPSLYGRDATDADGPFDPGRDATSLPLIRRALDRGVPLLAICRGIQELNVALGGTLATEIQEQPGISDHRKPDVPDLDIAYGIRQDVVVKEGSCLAPVLGTGRIRVNSLHRQAIAATAPRLAIEAVADDGTIEAVSVIGAKAFAVGVQWHPEYWVRTDAPSAALFKGFGDAVRGYRNSKAE; encoded by the coding sequence ATGTCGAAACCTGTCGTTGCCATCCCCTGCGACTTTCGCGAATTCGACGGCAATGTCTGGCACGTAGTTGCCCATCAGTATGTACGTGCCGCCGTCGAGGGCGCGGGCGTCATGCCCTTCCTCGTTCCGGCGCTCGAGACCGGCAACGACATCGACGAAATCCTCGACCGGGTCGATGGCGTGCTGGCCAGCGGCGCCCGCTCCAACGTGCACCCGTCGCTTTACGGCCGAGACGCGACCGACGCGGACGGACCCTTCGACCCAGGCCGCGATGCGACCAGCCTCCCCTTGATCCGCCGGGCGCTCGATCGCGGCGTCCCGCTGCTCGCCATCTGCCGCGGCATTCAGGAGCTCAATGTCGCGCTCGGCGGCACGCTCGCGACGGAAATTCAGGAGCAGCCGGGAATTTCCGACCATCGCAAGCCCGACGTGCCCGATCTCGACATCGCCTACGGCATCCGCCAGGACGTGGTCGTCAAGGAAGGGAGCTGCCTCGCACCCGTCCTCGGCACTGGCCGGATTCGGGTCAACTCGCTGCATCGCCAGGCGATTGCCGCCACCGCACCGCGGCTTGCCATCGAGGCCGTCGCCGACGACGGCACGATCGAGGCCGTGTCGGTCATCGGCGCCAAGGCATTCGCCGTCGGCGTGCAATGGCATCCGGAATATTGGGTGCGGACCGACGCGCCTTCCGCAGCCCTGTTCAAGGGTTTCGGCGATGCGGTGCGCGGCTATCGCAATAGCAAGGCCGAGTAG
- a CDS encoding 2-hydroxyacid dehydrogenase: protein MSRPRILVPGKINPRILERLPEMFDTVRIERADASLVTADMADVAGIAVSGRLPPELMDAFPRLEIVGNFGVGYDGVDVARAAARGVVVTNTPDVLTEEVADTAIGLLLNTVRQLPQAEQWLRQGRWVRDGAFPLSPLSLRNRKVGLFGLGRIGLAIARRLEAFSVPIAYHTRSRREELPFAYYPSLVGLAEAVDTLIVIVPGTSSTAKAINADVLAALGPEGVVINVGRGSTLDETALVAALQSGVIAGAGLDVFENEPHVPEALLALPNVSLLPHVASASVATRNAMADLVVDNLKAWFSTGKALTPVPETPFERESR, encoded by the coding sequence ATGAGCCGTCCTAGAATCCTCGTGCCCGGCAAGATCAACCCGCGCATCCTCGAACGATTGCCTGAGATGTTCGACACCGTACGGATCGAGCGTGCCGATGCTTCGCTGGTGACGGCGGATATGGCGGATGTCGCCGGCATCGCCGTCTCGGGGCGTCTGCCGCCCGAACTGATGGATGCCTTCCCTCGGCTCGAGATCGTCGGCAATTTCGGCGTCGGCTATGACGGCGTCGACGTCGCCCGCGCGGCGGCGCGCGGCGTCGTCGTCACCAACACGCCGGATGTGCTGACCGAGGAAGTTGCCGATACGGCGATCGGCCTGCTCCTCAACACCGTGCGCCAGCTGCCGCAAGCGGAGCAATGGTTGCGGCAGGGCCGATGGGTTCGCGACGGCGCCTTTCCGCTGTCACCGCTTTCGCTCAGGAACCGGAAGGTCGGGCTTTTTGGCCTTGGCAGGATCGGTCTGGCGATCGCCCGCAGGCTGGAGGCGTTCAGCGTGCCGATCGCCTATCACACGCGCAGCCGGCGCGAGGAACTGCCCTTTGCCTATTATCCGAGCCTGGTGGGTCTAGCCGAGGCGGTCGACACGCTGATCGTCATCGTGCCGGGGACGTCGAGCACCGCGAAGGCCATCAATGCGGATGTTCTCGCGGCGCTCGGGCCTGAAGGCGTGGTGATCAATGTCGGCCGCGGTTCGACGCTTGACGAGACCGCGCTTGTCGCGGCGCTGCAGAGCGGTGTCATCGCCGGTGCCGGCCTCGACGTCTTCGAGAACGAGCCGCACGTGCCCGAGGCGCTGCTCGCTCTTCCGAATGTGTCGCTGCTGCCGCATGTGGCGTCCGCCTCGGTCGCAACCCGCAATGCCATGGCCGATCTGGTGGTCGACAATCTCAAGGCTTGGTTTTCAACCGGCAAGGCGCTCACGCCGGTCCCTGAGACGCCGTTCGAGCGCGAGAGCCGATAG
- a CDS encoding LacI family DNA-binding transcriptional regulator produces MAQKVKLSTIAETLGLSTATVSLALRDSPLVAIATREKIKEQARALGYIYNRRAASLRTSRSGIIGVVVHDIMNPFYGEILKAIEAELDRDKQTFILSNHYDSVEKQRDFIETLLQLGGDGVIMSPAIGTPPEDIQLAEDNGMPAILIARSIEGLDVPIFRGDDAYGIALATNHLIGLGHRCIAMVGGTDQTSTGRDRYQGYVNALRKANIEVDPDLRIPGPRSKQGGFEAAVHLLSLPQKPTAVVCWNDLVAIGMMNGIARAGLVPGVDISVTGYDDLEEASIATPALTTVWNGQAEVGRSAARALLDKLSGSHEPDGIHLIKPEMRIRQSTGPLRVTA; encoded by the coding sequence GTGGCGCAGAAGGTCAAGCTTTCGACAATTGCGGAAACACTCGGCCTTTCGACGGCGACCGTATCCCTGGCATTGCGAGACAGCCCGCTGGTGGCGATTGCCACCCGTGAGAAGATCAAGGAGCAGGCGCGCGCCCTCGGCTATATCTACAACCGCCGCGCCGCAAGCCTCAGGACATCGCGCTCCGGCATCATCGGCGTCGTCGTGCACGACATCATGAACCCCTTCTACGGCGAGATTCTCAAGGCGATCGAGGCGGAACTCGACCGCGACAAGCAGACCTTCATCCTTTCCAACCACTACGATTCCGTCGAGAAACAGCGCGATTTCATCGAGACGCTGCTGCAGCTCGGCGGCGACGGCGTCATCATGTCGCCGGCAATCGGCACGCCGCCGGAGGACATCCAGCTTGCCGAGGACAACGGTATGCCGGCGATCCTGATCGCCCGGTCGATCGAGGGTCTCGACGTGCCGATCTTTCGCGGCGACGATGCTTACGGCATCGCCCTCGCCACCAACCATCTGATCGGCCTCGGCCACCGCTGCATCGCCATGGTCGGCGGCACCGACCAGACCTCGACGGGACGCGACCGCTATCAGGGCTATGTCAACGCGTTGCGCAAGGCCAATATCGAGGTCGATCCGGATCTGCGCATCCCCGGCCCCCGTTCCAAGCAGGGCGGCTTCGAGGCGGCCGTGCATCTCCTGTCTCTGCCGCAGAAGCCGACGGCGGTGGTCTGCTGGAACGACCTGGTGGCGATCGGCATGATGAACGGCATCGCCCGCGCCGGGCTTGTGCCGGGCGTCGATATTTCGGTCACCGGTTACGACGATCTCGAGGAGGCCTCGATCGCGACGCCGGCGCTGACGACCGTCTGGAACGGTCAGGCGGAGGTCGGCCGCAGCGCGGCGCGGGCCCTGCTCGACAAGCTTTCCGGCAGCCACGAGCCGGACGGCATCCACCTGATCAAGCCGGAAATGCGCATCCGCCAGTCGACCGGCCCTCTCCGCGTAACGGCTTGA
- a CDS encoding MarR family winged helix-turn-helix transcriptional regulator: MGKKSKAEKKGKNGKRRDEIVAEAHDHDLASILVQAARSMRTVLSRNLVESGLYAGQDGVMLALAETDGLTAGALAARLGVKAPTMTRTIGRMEAQGFLERRPDEGDARLTKVFLTAPGRDRLQTIAEAGQHSERLATRGLTDKQVRTLLKLLRVVDNNLQAARAAN; the protein is encoded by the coding sequence ATGGGCAAGAAGAGCAAAGCCGAAAAGAAGGGCAAGAACGGCAAGAGGAGGGATGAGATCGTTGCCGAAGCGCACGATCATGACCTGGCGTCGATTCTCGTCCAGGCCGCCCGCTCGATGCGCACCGTGCTTTCCCGCAACCTCGTTGAAAGCGGCCTTTACGCGGGCCAGGACGGCGTCATGCTCGCCCTTGCCGAAACCGACGGGCTGACCGCCGGGGCACTCGCCGCCAGGCTCGGCGTCAAGGCGCCGACGATGACGCGCACGATCGGCCGCATGGAGGCCCAGGGCTTCCTGGAGCGCCGGCCGGACGAGGGGGACGCGCGGCTGACCAAGGTCTTTCTGACGGCTCCGGGCCGTGACCGCCTGCAGACCATCGCCGAGGCCGGCCAGCATTCCGAAAGGCTCGCCACGCGCGGTCTCACCGACAAACAGGTGCGCACGCTTCTGAAACTCCTGCGGGTGGTCGACAACAACCTTCAGGCGGCACGCGCGGCCAACTAA
- a CDS encoding creatininase family protein — translation MSLPKPRWGLNPADLAPAERRDWIAVLPLGAHEQHGPHLPFETDRLIAEGIVDRVIARLPHDLPATFLPAEPIGYSIEHMDVAGTRTLAYDEAIARWLGIAENLSRLGIRKFVMLNAHGGNSALMTIVATEARMRFGMLAVATSWTRFGQPGGWISAEDKAIDIHGGDIEASVMLALHPDKVDMAKARQFPSRQSEFQRRFEHLRAYGPHAFGWKMSDLNPDGAVGNAAAATAERGEALLGHAAGGIIELLQDVQAFDVGEFG, via the coding sequence ATGTCGCTGCCCAAGCCCCGCTGGGGCCTCAATCCCGCCGACCTCGCTCCCGCCGAGCGCCGGGATTGGATCGCCGTCCTGCCGCTCGGCGCGCATGAGCAGCACGGGCCGCATCTGCCATTCGAAACCGATCGGCTGATCGCCGAAGGCATCGTCGATCGCGTCATTGCGAGGCTGCCGCATGACCTGCCGGCGACCTTCCTGCCGGCCGAGCCCATCGGCTATTCGATCGAACATATGGACGTTGCCGGGACCCGGACGCTTGCCTATGACGAAGCGATCGCGCGCTGGCTCGGCATCGCCGAAAACCTTAGCCGGCTCGGAATCCGCAAATTCGTGATGCTGAACGCGCATGGCGGCAATTCCGCCCTGATGACCATCGTCGCGACGGAAGCGCGGATGCGCTTCGGCATGTTGGCAGTCGCGACGAGCTGGACCCGTTTCGGCCAGCCGGGGGGCTGGATCAGCGCGGAGGACAAGGCGATCGACATTCATGGCGGCGACATCGAAGCGTCGGTGATGCTGGCGCTCCACCCGGACAAGGTGGACATGGCAAAGGCCCGCCAGTTCCCCTCCCGCCAGAGCGAGTTCCAGCGGCGGTTCGAGCATCTGCGTGCCTATGGCCCGCATGCCTTCGGCTGGAAAATGTCGGACCTCAACCCGGACGGCGCGGTCGGCAATGCCGCCGCCGCGACGGCGGAGCGCGGCGAAGCGCTTCTCGGCCATGCGGCGGGCGGCATCATCGAACTGCTTCAGGACGTGCAGGCCTTCGACGTCGGCGAGTTCGGGTGA
- a CDS encoding CobW family GTP-binding protein, with the protein MTETTTQKPIPVTVLTGYLGAGKTTLLNRILSENHGRKYAVIVNEFGEIGIDNDLIVESDEEIYEMNNGCVCCTVRGDLIRVVEGLMRRPGRFDAIIVETTGLADPVPVAQTFFMDDDVRAKTELDAVVALVDAKHLPLRLKDSREAEDQIAFADVVLLNKTDLVTPEELERIEATVRVINPSARIYRTQRSDIDLGKVLDQGAFNLEKALENDPHFLDQDEHDDHVCGPDCDHDHNHHDHDHHHDHDHHHHHHHDHAPSPIHDVTVQSISLRGGEMNPDRFFPWIQKITQTDGPNILRLKGIIAFAGDAERYVVQGVHMIIEGDHQRPWKDGEKRETRLVFIGRDLDREKLERTFKACEVQA; encoded by the coding sequence ATGACCGAAACGACCACGCAGAAGCCGATCCCCGTCACCGTGCTCACGGGCTATCTCGGCGCCGGCAAGACGACGCTCCTCAACCGCATCCTCAGCGAAAATCACGGCCGCAAATATGCTGTCATCGTCAACGAATTCGGCGAAATCGGCATCGACAACGACCTGATCGTCGAATCCGACGAAGAAATCTACGAGATGAACAACGGCTGCGTCTGCTGCACCGTGCGCGGCGACCTGATCCGTGTCGTCGAAGGGCTGATGCGCCGCCCCGGCCGTTTCGACGCGATCATCGTCGAGACGACCGGCCTTGCCGATCCGGTGCCCGTCGCCCAGACCTTCTTCATGGATGACGACGTGCGCGCCAAGACCGAGCTCGACGCCGTCGTTGCGCTCGTCGACGCCAAGCACCTGCCGCTCAGGCTGAAGGACAGCCGCGAGGCGGAAGACCAGATCGCCTTTGCCGATGTGGTGCTGCTCAACAAGACCGATCTCGTCACCCCGGAAGAACTCGAGCGCATCGAAGCGACGGTCCGCGTCATCAATCCGTCCGCCCGCATCTACCGGACGCAGCGCTCCGATATCGATCTCGGCAAGGTCCTCGACCAGGGCGCCTTCAATCTCGAAAAGGCGCTGGAAAACGATCCGCACTTCCTCGACCAGGACGAGCACGACGATCACGTCTGTGGTCCGGATTGCGACCACGACCATAATCATCACGATCACGACCACCATCATGATCATGACCACCATCATCACCACCACCACGATCATGCCCCGTCGCCGATCCACGACGTGACGGTGCAGTCGATTTCGCTGCGCGGCGGCGAGATGAATCCGGACCGCTTCTTCCCCTGGATCCAGAAGATCACCCAGACGGACGGACCGAACATCCTGCGCCTCAAGGGGATCATCGCCTTTGCCGGCGACGCGGAGCGCTATGTGGTGCAAGGCGTTCACATGATCATCGAGGGCGACCATCAGCGGCCGTGGAAGGACGGCGAGAAGCGCGAGACCCGCCTCGTCTTCATCGGCCGCGATCTCGACCGCGAGAAGCTCGAGCGCACCTTCAAGGCCTGTGAAGTCCAGGCATGA